The uncultured Cohaesibacter sp. region GTTGGGCCGTGCTCGAATGGGAATGCGCCCTCAAGCACCCTGAAGACGGCGCGCGAGAAGGCGCGACCTTCATTCGCGATCACATCATTCACGTAACCGAACACGCGTTCGACGATTTTGCCAGCTCCGGTGTGGATGCTGCCACCAATCGCCGTTTGCTGGGAATTGAAGGGGTATAAATCATGGCTTTGAACGACACCACTCAGAAGATTGAAAGCCATCGCAAGCTGCGCCTCGGCATGGTCGGCGGCGGGGTCACGGCCTTCATTGGCGGGGTCCACCGCATTGCGTCGCGTATCGATGATCGCTTCACGCTGGTCGCCGGTGCTCTCGACAATGATGCAGAGCGGGGCAAGGCCTTTGCCGTTGCCATCGGGATCGATCCCGACCGGGCCTATGATGACTTTGAAAGCATGATCGCGGCAGAAGCAAAGCGTGAGGACAAGGTCGACGTAATCTCCATCGTCACGCCGAACTTTTTGCATTTCCCCGTCGCCAAGGCAGCATTGGAAGCTGGTTTTCATGTCATTTGTGAAAAACCGATGACCACGTCGCTCGAGGATGCGAAAACCCTCGCCGAAGTCGTCAAGCGCACCGGCAAGCAGCTGTTTCTGACGCACACCTACACGGGCTATCCGATGGTTCGTCAGGCGCGGGAAATGGTGGCCTCCGGAGAAATTGGCGAGCTGCGCCGGGTGCAGGTGGAATATGCGCAGGACTGGCTTGCCGCGCCGGATGAAGACCCAGAAGCCGCAACGGCCAACTGGCGTAACGATCCCAAAAAGGCCGGGCAGGGCGGTGCGATCGGTGACATCGGTACCCATGCCTACAATCTTGCCGCCTTCGTGGCAGGCGAAGAGCCGAAAGAGATCCTTGCCGAACTGACCGCATTGGTTCCGGGCCGCAAGGTGGACGACGATGCCGCCGTGCTGATGCGCTATGCCAATGGTGCCAAGGGCACGCTTTGGGCCAGTCAGGTGGTTGCCGGGAATGGCAACAATCTCTCCCTGCGTATCTATGGTGCGACGGGTGGCCTTGAATGGTGGCAGGAAAATCCGGAAGAGCTCTGGTACACCCCGCTTGGTGAGCCGCGTCGTCTCTTGCGTCGCAACGGCGTG contains the following coding sequences:
- a CDS encoding Gfo/Idh/MocA family oxidoreductase, with amino-acid sequence MNDTTQKIESHRKLRLGMVGGGVTAFIGGVHRIASRIDDRFTLVAGALDNDAERGKAFAVAIGIDPDRAYDDFESMIAAEAKREDKVDVISIVTPNFLHFPVAKAALEAGFHVICEKPMTTSLEDAKTLAEVVKRTGKQLFLTHTYTGYPMVRQAREMVASGEIGELRRVQVEYAQDWLAAPDEDPEAATANWRNDPKKAGQGGAIGDIGTHAYNLAAFVAGEEPKEILAELTALVPGRKVDDDAAVLMRYANGAKGTLWASQVVAGNGNNLSLRIYGATGGLEWWQENPEELWYTPLGEPRRLLRRNGVGATPSATAGSRIPVAHPEGYLEAFANLYKDAANALETGGKAELVPGADDGVAGLAFVTACLKSSAEGGVWIAL